One part of the Mytilus trossulus isolate FHL-02 chromosome 11, PNRI_Mtr1.1.1.hap1, whole genome shotgun sequence genome encodes these proteins:
- the LOC134690992 gene encoding glucose 1-dehydrogenase-like, giving the protein MANFRDKVVLVTGASSGIGEATALKLAEHGARLFLVALEEDKLQNVQQKCMEKGLDKEKVAYCSGDLSQSAFREEIVKNLIQKFGKLDILVCFI; this is encoded by the exons ATGGCTAACTTCAGAGACAAAGTTGTCCTAGTAACAGG AGCAAGTTCTGGTATAGGAGAAGCCACCGCTCTAAAGTTAGCAGAACATGGTGCAAGATTATTTTTAGTGGCTCTTGAAGAAGACAAATTGCAAAATGTACAACAAAAATGCATGGAAAAGGGTTTAGATAAAGAAAAA GTAGCATATTGCAGTGGTGATTTGTCCCAATCTGCCTTCAGGGAGGAAATTGTTAAGAACCTGATACAGAAATTTGGAAAATTGGATATActggtttgttttatataa